The stretch of DNA CTTCACCTTCTGATGGGCTCAACTGCAGCAAAACCGTTTCTTTTTCAGGTTATGCAGGATTTCATCTCAGGTCAGATCAGCTTGATACATAGGATCTGCTGACCTTCACATCGCTCAGATCCACGCTCCTGTCCTTCAAGAAGTTCATGAACTCCTGGAAGTTCTGCTCTGTCGGCCGATAATGCCCGCTGTGAGGCCACACAGCCTGTAATTAGTGGGCAGATTTCAGAGTTAAGCGAGGACAAATTAAGTGTTGCAGTTACAAGTAAATCCTACTAATTGCCCTGGTTGGTACCTTCAGAACTCCATTCTCTGCAACCAGTCTCCCTGCAGCAGAAGTGGCTCCCCCTGCAAGGAAGCTTGAGTGCTGGAATACGCCCTTTCGCTTCTGCAGAGATGTCAAAAATTCggccttgcatcagtttctgaAATGCTGTCAACGTTCAAGGAAATTCTGTTGGAACTTCTTGGAGAATTGTTACTCGCCTGGCCGATGTAAAGTGTCTTGCATGTGCTCAGCACAAAGATCCACTTTGTCCCCGTGGCGCTTCCAGTTGTATCGACGATCTGACGGCTCAGCTTGTACATCAGCCTCTTATCCTCGACTATCACTTCATAAGATTCCCTTTCTTTCTGCACAATGCCGTGACAACAGATCTTGTTAATAGGATGTAACATCTGCAACCGAGCAGATTCTGCCTGGATGGTTTTTCTCTTTGATTGAATCAGAAGAGGAACAGTCAAACTTACAGGGCCAAGGTACTTGATACATTGCTTGTGCAACTTCGATCTTGGGCAATGGTCCTCTAAGCTGACATCTTTCCCTTCACCTACATCCAACCTGTCATAAGAATTACAGAACCGTGAGTACTCAATAACTGTGTTGTTCATTCGGTTCGGATTCGGACACATGACTGCTGCACTTTTGCTGTGCCTGTACCAGTAGAAGAATGGTTGCTTGCTCTGGCAGTGGAGCCAACATTGGTAGTAGAAGTGCAGGTTGTGGCCATACCGATGTCGTGGGTCGATCTGACAATAAGAAATTAGTTGAAATCCAGTTTTGGTTGCAGAATGGCATCATCTGAATAGCATTGGGACATTTTATTCTTTATGCATACCGCCTCAAGCCAATGCTGCAAGGCAAGTTTCTGGGCCTTTTCATCCTTGGAGAGACCTTTGCCAACCTAAATGTGATAGCAACACTACACCTGTGTCAGAAATGTAGTATATTCCTATTCCAAGAAAACTGCTGATACAAAAAACAAATGGTATGATGATCTCTGAATACAAGTGGTACCTTGGCGGCCCTAATTCTTGCCCGGGACCATTTTGAAACAGCAGTCTCCGGCTTCTCTATGTCGAAGAATGACACCGAATTTCGCTTGAGCAGCGCAAAGTCAAGCAATTTCCACCTGCATTTGCCGATCTTTAAAATTCAGAAACCACCACCTCAATGACAAGAGCAAGCTCCCCCAACTATGACAATCAAAACGACAACATAGAACAATGGCAGTCAGTCCTTACCATCGTTGTTCCACAAGAACGGCACAATCCGCAAGCTGGCGCCTTGTCCTGAAGCTCTTGTACACCTTCTGCAGCCTGAGGGCCGCGGCCTGGTGCATCGGGCTCTCACTTTCGTCaaccggatgatccggtgggCGGTCTCGGGCTGGCCCGAATCTTGATGAACCAGCAGTGCCAGCATCAGGACTGGTGTTGCAGCAGTCTCTCTCAGGTTTGGGACTCCTGACGGACAAGAGAGTCTGCATCTGAACGAGGTCGGCCTCTCCCCTCTTGAAGCTCAGGGAGCCTTCTAACATCAGGTTCCCATGTCCATAGCTGGGGGACAATGCCGAAGGCGAATCAGCTGCGTCCTCCATGTCGTCGAAGCTGAAGGATCGGATGAACAGCCGGCCCATGTTGTCGTCCACTGCTGGCAGGTAGTCATCCGGTGGGTAAGAGATTGACAGCCCCATTTTCCCTGATGGCAAGATGTGGTGCCACACAAGCCTTTGGCCGACTTTCTTTTTCTGCGATTAGATTTGGCTGTTGGATATCACAATCTGTGGTCCGTATCAATCAACCTGTGCCAAGAAAAAGCTAATTATTGGAAACCAAGTGCAAGTGCTAGGATTGGGTAACAACTATTTCAGAAGAGCACATTTGAAGCCCTTCTTCGTGCATGCTGCTTTTTTCAAGCGATTTCCCCATTTTCAGGAACAGATTGCAGGTCAGGATGTATGGTCAAGAGATGCAAGGAGTTAAGAACAATCGAGGGAGGGAAAGCGAGCATGCAACTGAACAGAAGAGCTTCCATCTCATTCAAGTTTGCTTCTTGCTTCTAAATCTTAAGGACCATGATCTACAAAACAAATGTTCAGACATTAAACCAGAAATAAGAGCCATGAGCGCACCTCTTTAATCGCCTCCAGATCCTTGCGCCAAGTTCCAACCACAAACAAGAACAGGAGGCTCCTTAATCCTGAGACAGGCCTGCGAAGCAGAAAGCTATTTTGGTGAAGTTCAGGGCCaatggagaggagaggagatttAGGAGGAACAGATTCTAAATGGGGTGGTGGCCATACAGGGAAGGTAGGTGGCAGGAGGTCTCAAGGCCCTGAACCTATAAATAACAAAGCAAAACTTGGGCTGTCCTATCCTAGTGCCTTGATTAAAAGAAAAGATCACTGGCAGATTTGGTGAATTAAAACAAACTACACAACAGGCTAACATGTTCTTGTAATACTACAAATGAGAGTTTTGTCCACATTAGCTAGGAGACATGCAAGCATGGAAGACGGAGCTTTCACACTAGTCCTCCTTGAAGAAAGCATTCTGAAAGGTTTTAAAAGAAGGGGAAAAGAGTGTGTTGGCAACAGATGGCCGGTCTAttctgacttttttttttgccttgttTGTTTCTATTATGTTCAAACGAATCCGATTATTCACATAGAAAGTGCCAAAATGAAGGAAGTGGAGGTCTCTGTTGTATCACTTATTTCTGAAGGAGGTATTTAGACGTACTTACTTGTTTTGTGGCAAAATCTTAGCTGAAAATGAATTCCTGCCATCTTTACTTTAGTTTGATACTCCATCCATTCACAAATTATAGTCTTATTAGGATGGGCACAATGACCAAGATAAAAAATGTTGCTTATCAATTCTACTTATCCCGACATTATTTACCTAGTGAAAAGAAGTGATCTTTAATGCTTAAATCTCATGAAAACAAATGGTCTTTAATGGCTCTTTTGCATGCGGCCAGTTTTGATATACAGGCACATGAAGTTGAAACATTGCGTACACATACGCAATTAATTTGTGTTGGGCCCGAGAGGCAATAGGTAGGTGGGCTCAAATAAGACTATCAATCTTTCTTAGTTTTTTTGAAGTAAAtcttttttttcagaatttgtAATAAAACTATAATttatgaatggagggagtatatgccATTGCCTCTGTTTCTTTGGGGGGCTTTTGGGAGCTTAAATTAGAACACGTCAGGAGCATTATTCTACCCGGTTGCTATTTAAATGGAGATCTCGTGATCCATATTCTTATCCAAGTCTAAGTCAGAAAAGAGGCGTCACTTTCAGTTGGTAGTTGCTGAATCTTACTTGTAGAACCACTAACCCTTTGCCAAATGTTAGCACAGAAGATCcgctcaaaaaaaaatgttagcACAGAAGAGAATTCCAGCCGTCCATGACCAAATGATAGACAATCTTGAGCTGCAACGTCGTGATGCCCCCTTTGTAATCCCCCTTTTTGAGAGGGATGTGATCCAGCAGAGGGCCCCTTTAGCCCATTCCTAGCTTTTGCCCATTATTGCAATCGGACAGTGACTTGTCAGACGCAAAAAAAGATATTGAAAAGTAAAAGGTTGCAGATTGTTTAGCTAGCAGTTCTCGGTAAAACAATGTCATCAGACTTTAGATTCGTAAAAGAATGGTAAACGAAATGTAAAAAGAAATATTCTTTTTTTCGAAAGTTGTGATGGAGCTGACGTCCCCTGTAGTCAGCACCGGCATTGCGTCGGCACTCGGCAGCAGGGTTTAAAATTTCGACGGCATaccgccgaaatttcggtgtttttttcgttttcggtcCGCACCGGCTTTTGGTATACCGGTGTTTTCCGGTATTTTTcgttttgaatttcaaaaatttaaaaaaatttataaataaccaTCAAAAAAATTGGGAAAAAAATATGGTAAAAAACTAGGGGTTTTTATTAGCTAATATTACTTAAAATCATTCAAATCTAAATTGATTTGGTAGGTAAAATTGATAATTTGGGTTCGTACCCGTTACAGACCCGCTGGTTTTCCGCGCGCGGGCACCGGTTTTCCGAGACCGGGCACCTTATCATATAGAAATGCTTGAGTGCTAGGCTGCTAGCTATTTTTAGTTTATAAGCTTACGTGAATGTCTAGCGTATTTACTTACACTATACTTCTTTGCATTATTGTAGTgtgtttcatttttttatttctcattGTGTGCTGGAGTTTCTTATATGTTGTGTATTATAATTTATCAATATAGACATAACTAGGGTAAACTCcgccaaaattttcaatttttttcataaatacataattttcCCATCATTTTCCAACCATTTCCATCAATTTCCGGTGAAATGCACCGGAATACCGGTATAATacaccgaaatttcggccggCAAACCGGAATTccgaaattttaaatttgaaatccCTTTTGGGTCGGAATTACCGAAAAACCACGAAATTTCGGCCGGTTTACCGTTTTCGCTGCTCACCGAAATTTTGTTTCAAAACGAAAAGGTTAACCTGCTCGGGAGGCAGGCTCTCGTCGCGTCGTACAGGCCGTACCGACTCCTCGTCCTGGCAAGTACTACAGGACTAGTAGTAGGTCAGAGCACGAGAGATGCGGATCCAGCTAGCAGCACGACCACCGACTAGATACGAATCTGAGATGCAGGCCTGGCCGGTTGGGCAACCTTATTTGCACCGTCCTCCTCCGTGCCGGCGCCTACTGGACATGCAAAGGCCGCTCACAGCTGGCACCGCGTCTGCGCTGAGGCTCTCCGCAGGGGCTTTGTAAGCCGTCCGCAACACCATATATAGAGTGAATATAGAGAAAAAACGCCGCAGTGGCGTTCTCTATGCCATACTGAAAGCTAGCGCACGGCTCGGCACGCGCCATTCCCAGCGCATGTAGCGCTCGCGCGCTACAGGTGGGCCCGGCATCGATGCCGCGCACCCCCAACCGCTCGgaagccgcctccgccgccacgggcCTGCCTCGCTGCACCTGCCGGAGCCCTACCGCGCCGCAAGGAAGGGCCTGGAACTCGCGGCGGGCAAGCGAGCCGCCGCAACCAAGGGCTCCAGCGCATGGAGGAGGATGGGGGAACAGGGGAGGATATGagaagggggagggggcggaggctctctgccgccgcgccggccggcctcctccgccgcgcgcgcacgcccccTGCTCCTCCCGCCCAtagccctccgccgcggctgtttcgcgccgcccgcggcccacctcgcCGCGTGCCGACCGCCGCGCCGTGAGCAAGCCCCGCGGCAAGGGAggacggccgccggcgccggccccctgctccccgctgctcgccgccgcccgccatgtcCCCGCTCGCCCACCGTGGTCCCGCGCGCCCTTgcctgctcgccggagcaggggAGCCCGCCGCCGGCAGCACGAGGTCCAGGGCCGGCGTGGaggccggccgccatggccgcgcgccccgccggcgagggaggggaagGGAGCCCCGCGAGGCGCGCGGGCGCCATGGCCACGGGccacgccggcgagggaggggaagGAAGCCCCGCGGGGCGTGCGCGAGCGCCATGGCCACGGGCCCGAGCTCggagcgccgccatggccgccgcgtgACGAAGGGAGgacggagggaggaagggagggaggaaggccgCCCCAGCCTCACCGTGGCCATGGCCGCCCCGCGCAGGTGTCCGCGGCAAGCTCGGCATCGGGGTGGAGGGCTACGGCCGCCGGCTCGGCGAAGCTCCAGACCGGCGAACCCGAGGCCGGCCGAGCTCGCGgcggagggagaagggagggaggggtGCTGGAGCGCCGAGGTGGGGTGGGAGTGCCGGAGtgtgggctgcggcggcgccggagcatAGAGGAAGGGAGACGACGCCGAATCCGGCCGCCGGAGCTCAAGGGAGGCGGGCACGGCGACGTAGCAGGGAGGAGAGTGagggcggagagggaggggcagtggcggtggcggagagggaaggaagggggCGGACGGCCGGCGGGGAGAAGAGatggggaggagagagaaaaatggGGAGGGAGTGGAAAAAATTGAAATGTGAGTCCCATGGCGTGGTGGTTGATATAGAGAGGAGATAGAGAGTGGATGGGTGCGGAAGAACAAGATATAGAGCagagaatcttgatgactaGAACAGAATATTTTGTTTAGAGAGTGAATTTAGAGAACGACGAGTGCGGAGAAGCCTCCATAGCCTTTGCAAACCCACCACACAAAAATTAGGatcatcggaagaaccgacgaggagccatcggttaaaccggtctcTCACTGACCAAATAGTAGCCGTTGGAAGCTCTGACACTGTGCACAGGcctgcgtcattgcaccgacgcttgcTCTTgtgggcatcggttaaaccggtgctgaagggtGTTTTGGCTCCAACAAAACATCATTTCTGAGTAATAGTACTATGCATGCACCGATGCCTGTCTTCGCACCATCGGTTAAACTAGTGGTGAAGTAATGTTTCATCcctccaaaacatgctctccGAGTAATAGCTTGTTGAAAACACCAATGCTTGTGGCTGGAGgagtcggttaaaccggtgacatAGGGTTTTCTGACTTGATTCTGTTCTGCACTGAGAATTGAGCCGACGaggaagcgtcggttcatcagCCTTGCTTCGGATGCATCGATGTTTAAGCATCGATTAAACCAGTGGTGCcgattttcttattttttagctgaattgacttggagttGATTCTTTCTTCGATTATTTCTTCTTTCAAGTATGTTTCAGCTTCTTTGAGCTGTCTTGAATTGAGTTTGAGCAAGTGCGCAAGATTTCTAAAGCCAACTCAaatttggtcaagctactaactcaaaaccccctcttaatagtacggttaagaactaaaaactataaacttcaactaaatcaagtgtccttcatctccttgtgacacttgacactagaaaggtccttaatcttcgATAATGAATCATTGGCACACATGATTGTTTTGAATTGAGAGatctcctttcacatttcatgAGACTTAACTAATCattgatttttccttcaaaatattcgttagtcgcatacggttatCATTAATCACAGAAATTTACCATatgcatctatcggcctagatgcacttcaaaTTCTAACTCTGGATCAGTGCTCTCGATTACCAACTCCGTGATAGACGACCTTGCGTTGCAAGATCGTGATACCCCCTTTGTAATCCCCTTTTGAGAAGGATGTGATCCAGCATAGGTCAGAGGGCCCTTTTAGTCCATTCCTAGCTTTTGCCCATTATTGCAATCGGATAGTGACTTGTCAGACGCCGAAGAAGATGGAAAGTAAAATTAAGGCTCGATGGATACATTGCAGATTGGTTAGCTAGCAATCTCGGTATTTTTCTGTCGTCTACAATTAATAACCTTGCTGTACCTCCAATATCAGGAGCACAAAAAATCCAAGTCTTCAATTTCTCACAGGGCCGGACCTGTTAACATCATTTTGTTTGTTCTGATCAATCACGATCTGGATATGAATGTTATCCCTCATCTGTTCTTCATTCTGTGACATTATTACTTAGTTTTATCGGAGCAAAAGTTTACAGCATTTCAGAGAAAAATGCTGGCCAAAATTCTGATTCTGTAGGGTGGGCCCTGGAGCAAAAGTTTACAGCATTATATTACTCTGAATAAGTTCTGATGAAATGCTTAAGTTCATCTAATGTTAGACATGCAGGAGAGCTGCTTCCTTTGAAATTAAATGCTTTGTACAGGCAGGCATGGCATGCACTATAAAGTTGATGGAATTTCGTTACATTATGAACAAAATCTGTGCAGTTACTTCTAAGAAAAGATTAATCCTACAGGCTACAACACATTTTGGTCGAACTCAACAATGTGCAACATAGTTCGATGACCGCCGGTAGTACTCAACTCAGCCCCCGAATATGCAAGTCTGATCGTCGTTTGTCGTAAATCCACTTGCTGTATTGCgcggctccaatggtgaccACTTCATCAGGTTTGATCCTTGTATTGAGCTCCTTGGTCCCGCCAAAATAGTCCCTGATGAGTTCCCTAACCTTTGGGATCATGGTGCTCCCACCAATAAGAACAACCTCATCGACGTCCAGCTTACTGCCCATGGACACCTCAGCTTGTGTCACCACCTTGTCTACCAGCTCCACGACTTTGAGGAACAGATCATGGTTCAGCTCCTCAAACTTGTCCCGGGTCAGCGGCTCTGCCAGATCCACGCCGTCGACGAGCGATTCGATGATGACCTGGGCATGATCCTGGTGGCTCAGTGTCTTCTTGGCACGCTCGCATGCCGTCCTCAGCTTGTCGAGAGCAGCACCGTCTTTGCTGATGTCCTTCCCATGCTTGTTCCTGACCAGCCCGATGAATTGGTCCACGATCCTCCGATCGAACTCCTGTCCTCCGAAGAAAGGATCGTAATCCACTGCTAGGATCTCATACACGTTGTCCACGAGCGTCAAGGCGCTGGCCTCGGCCGTGCCGCCACCGACGtgcaggacgacgacgacgccctcCTCGCGCAGGTTCTCGTCGACGCCGTAGGCGTTGGCGGCCGCGGTGGGCTCGTTGATCACCGCCATGGCCTCGAAGCCGGCGACCCTGCCGGCAAAGAACGCCGCGTACCTGGACGCGTGGTTGCACAACTCCAGCGGGAGAGTGAGGATGGCAGCCTCGACCCGGTGGccgaggtgcgcctccgccgtcTCCTTGAGCTTGGCGACCACCGTGGCCGTGAGCTTCCCGACGCCCAAGTGCCGGACGGCGCCGTCGGTGGTCGTCACCTGGATGTGGGGTTCGACGTTCTCCTCCTCAACCTTGTACGGTAGATTCTCCTTGACTCTCTCAGCGAACTCCCGCTCGAAAACGCGTGTCAATCTGCATAAAATTTGgtcattatattattattaccaAATTGAAGATCAGTGATCTAGCCAGAATCGTCTCTCTGGAGATTAGATAGGTTCAGAAAAATAATACAGCACTAGCTAGTTAACTAGTTACCTTTGGCCAAGGAGGCGCTTGAACCCGGAGATGGCGGCTTGGGGATTGACGACGGCGTGCTTCCTGGCGTCGTCGCCGACGAGGATGGCGCCGTCGTCGGCAACGGCGATCCAGGATGGGATGCAGAGCTGGAACATGGTCTGGGTTTCGCCGGGCCCATCATAGCCGGCGACGCAGGAGTTGGTGTTGCCCAGGTCGATGGCGATGACTCTCCCCGGCGGGTACATCGCCGGATCGGGAGGCCACTCCTGGTCGAATAGCGCGCCTGCCTTGCCGAGCGCTGCAAGTGCGAAGACCAGGAGCCATATGACAGCCCTAACGAGATCTTGGCGAGCCATGTTTGAAACACAAGATCTTTTTCTTTATGAAACGAGAAAACACAAGATGGATTGGATGCTAGTCGATCGCGGATTTATTGATAGTAGCATCTGCCGAGTCTGTATCTGACTCCGTTTGCCTCTGGTTAATCTATCCGACTCTTACGAGATACTAACTTGGTGGTTAATTAGTGGAACACCTTTCCTCACCGGAGAGATCAAACCTAATATAATGCTATATTTGGCTCATTATTAAGGCGGCtattttttagatttttatgACGCACAATACTGATGTATATACCATGCATTACCGGTTTGTGAAAAAGACTAGTATATAAACATAGGACCATCTAAAGTAATTACACTACTATACAAATTTGTATAGTAGTGTAATTAGGGTTTAGGCCCTTTAAAGAGCCTTTGGTCCAACACATTA from Panicum virgatum strain AP13 chromosome 9K, P.virgatum_v5, whole genome shotgun sequence encodes:
- the LOC120651083 gene encoding IQ domain-containing protein IQM2-like, which gives rise to MGLSISYPPDDYLPAVDDNMGRLFIRSFSFDDMEDAADSPSALSPSYGHGNLMLEGSLSFKRGEADLVQMQTLLSVRSPKPERDCCNTSPDAGTAGSSRFGPARDRPPDHPVDESESPMHQAAALRLQKVYKSFRTRRQLADCAVLVEQRWWKLLDFALLKRNSVSFFDIEKPETAVSKWSRARIRAAKVGKGLSKDEKAQKLALQHWLEAIDPRHRYGHNLHFYYQCWLHCQSKQPFFYWLDVGEGKDVSLEDHCPRSKLHKQCIKYLGPKERESYEVIVEDKRLMYKLSRQIVDTTGSATGTKWIFVLSTCKTLYIGQKRKGVFQHSSFLAGGATSAAGRLVAENGVLKAVWPHSGHYRPTEQNFQEFMNFLKDRSVDLSDVKLSPSEGEEDGDFSLKGNHSQLDLTELCQQRQDSQEQAAQGHGEQEAEARNDDPAQPSTETTRAPAAMRKASSDNRLHGKRPPRLLISSNNGFPLPPAPQPSSRPPPSPGGKEIEPDSAVFGECLDFCKRNLFAEDLLEDRGLDDLAEVPEELILSRINSKRAMRSYQLGKQLSFQWSTGAGPRIGCVRDYPSELQFRALEEVSLSPRGGRPARFPSPRPGALTPNSIPAGKCGSLSADGDGVSMSLKPRQRSATWTAF
- the LOC120647906 gene encoding heat shock 70 kDa protein BIP5-like codes for the protein MARQDLVRAVIWLLVFALAALGKAGALFDQEWPPDPAMYPPGRVIAIDLGNTNSCVAGYDGPGETQTMFQLCIPSWIAVADDGAILVGDDARKHAVVNPQAAISGFKRLLGQRLTRVFEREFAERVKENLPYKVEEENVEPHIQVTTTDGAVRHLGVGKLTATVVAKLKETAEAHLGHRVEAAILTLPLELCNHASRYAAFFAGRVAGFEAMAVINEPTAAANAYGVDENLREEGVVVVLHVGGGTAEASALTLVDNVYEILAVDYDPFFGGQEFDRRIVDQFIGLVRNKHGKDISKDGAALDKLRTACERAKKTLSHQDHAQVIIESLVDGVDLAEPLTRDKFEELNHDLFLKVVELVDKVVTQAEVSMGSKLDVDEVVLIGGSTMIPKVRELIRDYFGGTKELNTRIKPDEVVTIGAAQYSKWIYDKRRSDLHIRGLS